The genomic stretch CTGGCCGACACGGCCGGGCTGTGGCGCCCGGTCGCCCGGCCCGCCGACGGCACCCCCGCCCGGGCCAGGCTGCTGTGGACCCCGGCGGTCGAGGTCTGGCTGGTCCAGTGGGCACCCGGGCAGGCGACCCCGGTGCACGACCACGGCGGCGCAGCCACCGCGTTCTCGGTGGTCGAGGGCGCGCTGGTCGAGGAGTGCCTCGACGTGACCATCTGGACCACCTGCCGCCGCACGACCTGGCGGGCGCCGTCCACCGCGGCCTTCGAGCCCGGCCACGTCCACCTGCTCGGCAACGCCGGGAGCGGGGCGGCGGCGAGTGTCCACGCCCGGTCGCCCGCCTCGCGCGCTTCAG from Actinomycetes bacterium encodes the following:
- a CDS encoding cysteine dioxygenase family protein, producing the protein MSHAHDILSEAGLRLPTGTLGAAPLPPGRLAEIARHLADTAGLWRPVARPADGTPARARLLWTPAVEVWLVQWAPGQATPVHDHGGAATAFSVVEGALVEECLDVTIWTTCRRTTWRAPSTAAFEPGHVHLLGNAGSGAAASVHARSPASRASGERARRPGRGQPVLSGLGTTRTRTDERCSSW